The Corynebacterium vitaeruminis DSM 20294 genome window below encodes:
- a CDS encoding DoxX family protein, whose protein sequence is MTTTTNNTDNAKRFTLNKTTVLDAVSFIARFYMAYIWIKAGTAKLGHYMETAQSIKGYDIFSDAWANGLAHIIAPLEIAGGVLLLLGIFLRKSSVVGTIVLILFIVGISQAWSRGIVTDCGCFGNEGISSEVGMNYAKTIARDCFYIFLMLWTYFRPFKRFALYA, encoded by the coding sequence GTGACTACAACTACGAATAACACAGACAACGCGAAGCGGTTCACCCTCAACAAAACGACGGTGCTAGACGCGGTGAGCTTCATCGCCCGCTTTTACATGGCCTACATCTGGATCAAGGCGGGCACCGCGAAGCTCGGCCATTACATGGAGACGGCGCAGTCGATCAAGGGCTATGACATCTTCTCCGACGCGTGGGCCAACGGGCTCGCGCACATTATCGCCCCGCTCGAGATCGCGGGCGGCGTCCTGCTCCTGCTCGGCATCTTCCTGCGGAAGTCGTCGGTGGTGGGAACGATCGTGCTCATCCTCTTTATCGTCGGCATCTCGCAGGCCTGGAGCCGCGGCATCGTCACCGACTGCGGCTGCTTCGGCAATGAGGGCATCAGCAGCGAGGTGGGCATGAACTACGCCAAGACCATCGCCCGCGACTGCTTCTACATCTTCCTCATGCTGTGGACCTACTTCCGCCCGTTCAAGAGGTTTGCCCTTTACGCCTAG
- a CDS encoding fluoride efflux transporter family protein, which yields MFQAFAVGLGAACGALARYGVTAALGGSALGLLGVLLLINALGSFLMGRFRPPAVFGTGFLGGFTSFSAFALALTGAAFLPAAGYAVLTVVACVGCWWLGDSLIDAKAGR from the coding sequence ATGTTTCAAGCCTTCGCCGTCGGCCTCGGCGCCGCGTGCGGTGCGCTGGCCCGTTACGGCGTCACCGCCGCGCTCGGCGGCTCCGCGCTGGGTCTGCTGGGGGTCCTGCTCCTCATCAACGCGCTCGGCTCCTTCCTCATGGGCCGCTTCCGCCCGCCCGCGGTCTTTGGCACCGGTTTCCTCGGCGGATTTACCAGCTTCTCCGCGTTCGCCCTCGCGCTCACCGGCGCCGCGTTCCTCCCCGCCGCGGGCTACGCGGTGCTCACCGTCGTCGCCTGCGTCGGCTGCTGGTGGTTGGGCGATTCGCTTATCGACGCCAAGGCGGGCCGATGA
- a CDS encoding fluoride efflux transporter FluC, with the protein MIILAIALGGFLGGILRYLLSKALPALWGTFAANAAACLLLGYASAASLSPAVTALLGTGIAGALSTWSTLAKELGGLGKSRSYRRLGVYLVGTVLVGVACVMLGRAL; encoded by the coding sequence ATGATCATCCTCGCCATCGCGCTCGGCGGATTCCTCGGCGGGATCCTGCGCTACCTTCTGTCCAAGGCACTGCCCGCGCTCTGGGGCACCTTCGCCGCCAACGCGGCGGCCTGCCTGCTCCTCGGCTACGCCTCGGCCGCCTCGCTCTCCCCCGCCGTCACGGCGCTTCTCGGCACCGGCATCGCGGGGGCGCTGTCGACGTGGTCGACGCTGGCCAAGGAGTTGGGCGGGCTCGGGAAGTCCCGCTCCTACCGGCGGCTCGGCGTCTACCTCGTGGGCACCGTGTTGGTGGGGGTCGCCTGCGTCATGCTCGGGCGAGCCCTCTAG
- a CDS encoding ABC transporter permease → MARLSIRSVLAYKLRLFLTVIAVVLGTAFVSGAMMFTASLNAVFDSAVADSLAGVDAVASSDAGLIKTQQLEELKQDPAVAKTNLYESTDVVVAKGAADPIQTGSGTSTLRPWYPPEDTVGKARAIVSGNNPVGEGEVAIDEGSAEKYGIAVGDQLIVVDPTAQHTYTVSGLISKEDGASHGVGVFMAADAYQSIYSSEWGVKSVLVQGSEAHDADLVGILQANHPEVTFQAASVLSADLTKQIRTALSFVNYFLVAFGLIALLVGTFIIANTFAMLVAQRLKEFALLRALGMSRRQLTASVVVEALIVGVIGSAVGVAAGAGLVQIIQYVMSRMGMPLDNASMGLTALSVLVPLALGTVVTVVSAWAPARKAGSVRPVEAMRSTESASGSSLVARTIIGAVGILGGIAIIALAVSAQDWSTKKAAIAVGIGAFACIVGFFLASPAFSIPVVGVLGRIIGLPFGAVGKLAATNSRRNPKRTATTAFALTLGVALVSAIGMLSATMRASVDDLVSSEVQADYVLSGPGDGSFPIPVAVPDAVRNTPGVDSMATIAYSQVTIDGQSAVTSPAPQIPSMTYVSTGDLSKEINLTDTEGSFDLNPADVFIADRDFAAANGWQIGQSYPVVGVLGEDLGQATLIGTYGPSKILGKMQLSDATVKETARDASANMVAILVNGTDPNLRPNLEQAVADYLVVQVRTAKEYAGAQVDSVTQMLNILYALLALSVIVAVIGIINTLALNVIERRQEIGMLRAVGTQRSQIRSMITIESVQIALYGALTGIVLGLGLGWAFLKVLSSQGLNTIAVPYSQLVLLLIGAGVVGIIAALWPARNAAKTPPLEAIAE, encoded by the coding sequence ATGGCACGTTTGAGCATCCGTTCGGTGCTCGCCTACAAGCTTCGCCTGTTCCTGACCGTCATCGCCGTGGTCCTCGGCACGGCGTTCGTCTCGGGCGCGATGATGTTCACGGCCTCGCTCAACGCGGTGTTCGACTCGGCCGTCGCGGACTCGTTGGCTGGCGTCGATGCGGTGGCGAGCTCGGACGCCGGGCTCATCAAGACCCAGCAGCTGGAAGAGCTGAAGCAGGACCCTGCTGTGGCCAAGACCAACCTGTACGAGTCCACCGATGTCGTCGTGGCCAAGGGGGCCGCAGACCCGATTCAGACCGGGTCGGGCACCTCGACTTTGCGCCCGTGGTATCCGCCGGAGGATACGGTGGGCAAGGCCCGCGCGATCGTTTCTGGCAACAACCCGGTAGGCGAGGGCGAGGTGGCCATCGACGAGGGATCCGCCGAGAAATACGGCATCGCGGTGGGCGATCAGCTCATCGTCGTCGACCCGACCGCGCAACACACGTACACGGTGAGCGGCCTCATCTCCAAGGAGGACGGGGCGTCCCACGGGGTCGGCGTGTTCATGGCGGCGGACGCCTACCAGTCGATCTACAGCTCCGAATGGGGAGTGAAGTCGGTGCTGGTGCAGGGGTCGGAGGCGCACGACGCCGACCTCGTCGGCATCCTGCAGGCCAACCATCCCGAGGTCACCTTCCAGGCGGCCTCGGTTCTCTCCGCGGACCTGACCAAGCAGATTCGGACCGCGCTGAGCTTCGTCAACTACTTCCTCGTCGCCTTCGGGCTCATCGCCCTGCTGGTGGGCACCTTCATCATCGCTAATACCTTCGCCATGCTCGTGGCGCAGCGGCTCAAGGAGTTCGCGCTGCTGCGGGCGCTCGGCATGTCCCGCCGCCAGCTCACCGCCTCCGTGGTCGTGGAGGCGCTCATCGTCGGCGTCATCGGCTCCGCGGTGGGCGTTGCCGCCGGCGCGGGCTTGGTGCAGATCATCCAGTACGTGATGTCCCGGATGGGCATGCCCCTGGATAACGCGTCGATGGGGCTGACGGCCCTGTCGGTTCTGGTGCCGCTCGCGCTGGGCACGGTCGTGACCGTCGTCAGCGCGTGGGCGCCTGCGCGGAAGGCGGGCTCCGTCCGTCCGGTGGAGGCCATGCGCTCCACGGAATCCGCCTCCGGCTCCTCGCTTGTGGCGCGCACGATCATCGGGGCCGTCGGCATCCTCGGCGGCATCGCCATCATCGCGCTGGCGGTCTCCGCGCAGGATTGGTCCACGAAGAAGGCCGCCATCGCGGTGGGCATCGGGGCGTTTGCTTGCATCGTCGGCTTCTTCCTCGCCTCGCCCGCGTTTTCTATCCCGGTGGTGGGGGTCTTGGGCAGGATCATCGGTCTTCCCTTTGGCGCCGTCGGCAAGCTTGCGGCGACGAACTCCCGCCGCAACCCGAAGCGGACGGCGACCACCGCCTTCGCCCTCACGCTGGGCGTGGCGCTCGTGTCCGCCATCGGGATGCTCTCGGCGACGATGCGCGCGAGCGTCGACGACCTGGTCTCCTCGGAGGTCCAAGCCGACTACGTGCTCTCCGGCCCCGGCGACGGCAGCTTCCCCATCCCCGTCGCCGTCCCGGACGCCGTGAGGAACACCCCGGGTGTGGACTCGATGGCCACCATCGCCTACTCGCAGGTCACTATCGACGGCCAGAGCGCGGTAACCTCGCCGGCGCCGCAGATCCCGTCGATGACCTACGTGAGCACCGGGGACTTGTCGAAGGAGATCAACCTCACCGATACCGAGGGCAGCTTCGACCTCAATCCCGCCGACGTCTTCATCGCCGACCGCGACTTCGCGGCCGCCAACGGCTGGCAGATCGGCCAGTCCTACCCGGTCGTGGGCGTGCTCGGCGAGGACCTGGGACAGGCCACGCTCATCGGCACCTATGGCCCCAGCAAGATCCTCGGCAAGATGCAGCTTTCCGACGCCACGGTGAAGGAGACCGCCCGCGACGCGAGCGCCAACATGGTGGCGATCCTCGTCAACGGCACCGACCCGAACCTGCGCCCCAACCTCGAGCAGGCCGTCGCCGACTACCTCGTCGTGCAGGTGCGCACCGCCAAGGAGTACGCGGGCGCGCAGGTCGATTCCGTCACCCAGATGCTCAACATCCTCTACGCCCTGCTCGCCTTGTCGGTGATCGTGGCCGTCATCGGCATCATCAACACCCTAGCGCTCAACGTCATCGAGCGCCGCCAGGAGATTGGCATGCTGCGCGCGGTGGGAACGCAGCGCTCCCAGATCAGGTCGATGATCACCATCGAGTCGGTGCAGATCGCCCTCTACGGGGCGCTCACCGGCATCGTGCTGGGTCTCGGACTGGGCTGGGCCTTCCTCAAGGTGCTCTCCTCGCAGGGCCTGAACACGATCGCGGTGCCCTACTCGCAGCTGGTGCTGCTGCTCATCGGTGCCGGGGTGGTCGGTATCATCGCGGCGCTGTGGCCGGCGCGCAACGCGGCGAAGACCCCGCCGCTCGAGGCGATCGCGGAGTAG
- a CDS encoding ABC transporter ATP-binding protein, with amino-acid sequence MNSSVAARAVNLEKKYGSGDTTVHALKGINVEFAAREFTAIMGPSGSGKSTLMHCMAGLDRVSSGSTFIGDTDLAGLNDKKMTTLRRDRLGFIFQSFNLVPTLTAAENITLPLDIAGKKVDKVWFDEVTSRLGLTERLSHRPAELSGGQQQRVACARALVARPKIIFGDEPTGNLDSNSSAEVLSILRTAVDQDEQTVVIVTHDPRAASYADRVIFLADGRIVHELREPTVDSILKTMSGIEDL; translated from the coding sequence ATGAATTCTTCGGTCGCGGCTCGTGCGGTGAACCTAGAAAAGAAGTACGGTTCGGGGGACACGACGGTCCACGCGCTCAAGGGGATCAACGTGGAGTTCGCTGCGCGCGAGTTCACCGCGATCATGGGGCCCTCGGGTTCGGGCAAGTCGACCCTCATGCACTGCATGGCGGGTCTTGATCGTGTCTCGAGCGGGTCTACTTTCATCGGCGACACCGACCTGGCTGGGCTTAATGACAAGAAGATGACCACGCTGCGCCGCGATCGGCTCGGGTTCATCTTCCAGAGCTTCAACCTCGTTCCCACGCTGACTGCGGCGGAGAATATCACCCTTCCGCTGGATATCGCCGGCAAGAAGGTCGACAAGGTCTGGTTCGACGAGGTCACTTCTCGGCTCGGGCTTACTGAGCGGCTCTCCCATCGGCCGGCCGAGCTGTCCGGCGGTCAGCAGCAGCGCGTGGCGTGCGCCCGCGCCCTCGTGGCACGCCCCAAGATCATCTTCGGTGACGAGCCGACCGGCAACCTCGACTCGAACTCTTCCGCCGAGGTCTTGAGCATCCTTCGTACGGCTGTGGATCAGGACGAGCAGACGGTGGTGATCGTGACCCACGACCCGCGTGCCGCATCCTATGCCGATCGCGTGATCTTCCTCGCGGACGGTCGCATCGTGCACGAGCTTCGTGAGCCCACGGTGGACTCGATCCTCAAGACGATGTCCGGAATCGAGGACCTCTAA